One part of the Flavobacteriales bacterium genome encodes these proteins:
- the nqrF gene encoding NADH:ubiquinone reductase (Na(+)-transporting) subunit F — MIFFLFDTTTVVTSVVVFLVFLMMLIGIILFAKAKLMPSGLVKLVINGEKTIEVEAGGTILGTLGNNKIFLPSACGGGGTCAMCKCQVLEGGGEILPTEKPYFSRSQIQDHYRLGCQVKIKNDMEIKIPDEIFGIKKWECEVVSNYNVASFIKEFVVKLPEGETLDFQAGGYIQIDVPAIDVDFKDMDITAHPRMGKQPDEFRPEWDKFKLWDLKMKNPEPIFRAYSMANHPAEGNIIMLNIRIATPPWDRAKNGWMGVNPGICSSYVFSRKPGDKVTISGPYGEFFIKDTQAEMIYVGGGAGMAPMRSHLFHLFHTLKTGRKVSYWYGGRSKRELFYLDDFQQIEKEFPNFKFYLVLSEPTPEDNWKVKETLDGEGDGFTGFVHQSLIDNYLSKHDAPEDIEFYFCGPPMMNQAVLKMCDDFGVPPENVSFDDFGG, encoded by the coding sequence ATGATATTTTTTCTATTTGACACAACAACGGTTGTCACCAGTGTAGTTGTTTTCCTGGTATTCCTGATGATGCTTATCGGTATCATTCTATTTGCCAAGGCCAAGCTCATGCCTTCCGGGTTGGTTAAACTGGTAATCAATGGAGAAAAGACCATTGAAGTGGAAGCCGGCGGAACAATCCTCGGAACCCTTGGAAATAACAAGATTTTTCTGCCTTCTGCATGCGGAGGCGGTGGAACCTGCGCCATGTGCAAGTGTCAGGTGCTGGAGGGTGGCGGTGAGATCCTGCCAACGGAAAAGCCATATTTCTCCAGATCACAGATACAGGACCACTACCGTTTGGGGTGTCAGGTGAAGATCAAGAATGACATGGAGATCAAAATACCCGATGAGATCTTCGGTATCAAGAAATGGGAATGTGAAGTGGTTTCCAATTACAACGTAGCATCATTCATCAAAGAGTTTGTGGTGAAATTGCCGGAGGGAGAAACACTCGACTTTCAGGCAGGTGGATATATTCAGATTGATGTGCCGGCGATAGATGTGGACTTCAAGGACATGGACATCACAGCGCATCCTCGTATGGGCAAGCAACCCGATGAGTTCCGCCCTGAGTGGGATAAGTTCAAGTTGTGGGATTTGAAAATGAAAAATCCGGAACCGATTTTCCGGGCATATTCCATGGCCAACCATCCCGCTGAAGGAAACATCATTATGTTGAATATCCGTATTGCCACCCCGCCATGGGATCGTGCGAAGAACGGTTGGATGGGCGTGAATCCGGGTATTTGCTCTAGCTATGTATTTAGCAGAAAACCGGGAGACAAGGTGACCATTTCAGGACCTTATGGTGAATTCTTCATCAAGGATACCCAGGCAGAAATGATCTATGTAGGTGGTGGTGCCGGTATGGCGCCGATGCGTTCTCATCTCTTCCACCTGTTCCATACCTTGAAGACCGGAAGGAAAGTGTCTTATTGGTACGGAGGCAGATCCAAACGCGAATTGTTCTACCTGGATGATTTCCAGCAGATCGAAAAGGAGTTCCCTAACTTTAAGTTTTACCTTGTTCTTTCAGAACCTACACCTGAAGATAACTGGAAGGTAAAGGAAACGTTGGATGGAGAAGGGGATGGTTTCACGGGATTCGTACACCAGTCCCTGATTGATAACTACCTGAGCAAACACGATGCGCCGGAAGATATCGAGTTTTATTTCTGCGGCCCTCCGATGATGAACCAGGCCGTATTGAAAATGTGCGATGATTTCGGCGTGCCTCCGGAGAATGTGTCATTCGACGATTTCGGAGGATAA